Part of the Rhodococcus sp. OK302 genome is shown below.
ACTCAACGTCGAATCCTTGAGTCCCGTACGCAACTCTTCCTGCGACGTAAGGATGTTGCGGTTGAGCTGAGTTTCGATTTCACTCTCGAACACCTTGAGCATCAACGGCGTCGAGATGACAAAGCCGATGACGATGGCCAGGACAACTCGGGGCAACGCCAGCATCAGACTGCGGCCGATACGCTTTTCGCCGGAGAGTCCGATCACCAACAACCTGTCGAGGTTGAGAATCGCCAGGCCCCACACCAAACCGCCTGCAATAGCAGTCCATCCGGTCGCAATGCCGGTTATCGACAGCGCATAGGCAGCCGAAATCGTGGCAAATCCCGCCGTCGTCAACAACACCGCACCCATCGCGGTCTGCTTCGCTACCGAGCCCGGAAGTTTCTCCAGGACGTCGACGCGAGAGCCCGCCAAGCGCGCAAGAAAATACTTTTTCATATCGATCCATTTCAAGTCTACGAGAAGAGATATCGAGGGCTATGTATTCGACTGACCGAATCTGGCCAATGTGAGGGGAAAAAGAATGTAAATCATCGTGAGGGACAACAACATCGGCAAGGCCGTCGACATCTGCCACATCCGCGCGTACCCGACAAACGAGTAGCACGAATCGGCGACTACCGGTCCGGTGAACGACTGAATGGTCTGACAGGGACCGTATGACGGCCACGTCGGGGTGGAACCGTAAATTGCCTGCGGTGTTGTCGCGCCCTGCCAACCGTCGGTCATCTCCGCCATGACCGACGGAGCGGCCATCGCCGTGAGGTCGCCTCGAAAGAACACTTGCACGGCCGGCACCGAAAGCAGTGCTGCAACAACGACTATCAGTACGTACGCAGTGACCTGATACCGGCGACCAGGTGCCGCACCCGGACTGATACTTCCCAGCCTGGATCGGATCCGGCGGTGTAGTTTTTGCACAGTGAACGGCGCGATCACTGCAACGACATATCCGAGCGGCCTCCAGAGAATCGACCCCAGGGCGATCGCCGAGAGCACAGGCATCATCGTCACCACCAGCAACGACGCAGAGTACGGATCGGTCAGCAGTCCTCGTAGATCGGCGGTGCGGCGGGAAGCAAGTTCAATCACCCGTGGCCGTCCACGACAACGCCATATGACGTCGCGAGTTCCGCGAGACCTCCGTCGTAGCCCTGCCACACCGATCGCACTCGCCAGCGGCCGGCCCTCATGTAGAACTCACCGACGATCATCGCCTGTTCCGTGGTGCCGTGCACGCACGCCGAGTCGACGATCGGAACTTCGTTGTCCGTCAGCACCATTCGTAGCGGATTCAATTGACTGAACGAACCGCTACCGGTGATGACGACCCCCAGTGCCACGCGGTGATACCGCGGGGCGAGGGCACCGAAATCGATGTCTACACGTTGAGTGTCGGGCGCTAGCGTGGCAAGTTTGACCGCTCCACCGCCGCCCACCGGCGTGTTGTAGAAGACAAAATCCTGGTCGCCGTTGACTTTTCGATTCTCGTCGAGGAGAAAAGCAACGAGGTCGACGTCCAAAAAGTTCGATGGTGGCTGTGTCCAGGAGACCGAGCATCCCCAGCGCAGAGAGTCCGGCGATAAATCGACCGCTTCACCCATGACAATCGTGCGGAGCTCCGGTTGCACCCCAACCAGATTGGGCGCAGGTTGGGGTGCTGGAACCATTTCCGGCAACCTGATCAATGGTTCCGGTGTGTGCAATATCGGCTCGGGAGCAGGCCCGGCGGTCAATCGATCCCGCCACGCAACCGCTGCGTCACGACCTAAACCGCCGGCAACTGCGCCGACCGCGAGGTTGAGCATCTCGGTCTGTTCGACCAACGCCCACGGTGAGTGCGCCCGGATAACCTCGGCTGCGCTTCCCATCGACTCATGCATCTCCGGCGATGACGCTACGGCCATTGCCAAGGGCCACAACCGATGCACTCTTACACTCGCAAATTTCTTGTCGATGGATTCCTGAAGGTCGAGCGCGGCGTGGGCCGTCTCCGAATCGACTAGTACGGCCTCGGCCAGAAGTGAAGCCTGTGTCACGGTCACGGATGTCCCGCGCTCGGTTTGATGCGGATCGACCGACATCTCACCCAAGCTGCAGTTGTCGTCCTCCCCGATCACTACGGCGCCGGATCCGGCCCAGAGAGCCAGACTCGACACGGGAACCGTGATCAGATGTCTGTCAGTGCCCACCTGAGCCGGATCCACGGCGTGCTGCCAACGGAATTCGTCCGCGGAACTGGGTGCGCCGAGCATCGATACGGCGCCACTCCACAGCCGTCCGACCGGCAAGTCCCGCACGCCGAGAACAACAACCGGACCGCCGGTCAGCGACGCCTCGACCGCGTCGAGCAGCAGACTCAGTACACCCGTTCGCCACGTACCGGGTTCGAGGAGAAAGTCGAGGATCTCCGCGCGCGTTACCGCACTCAGGCTCGGATCCGATTGAGTCATGACGTCACTGCCAGTGCCACACGCTGCGGGTTGCGAGCACCCAACGGACAGGATCGAGGCA
Proteins encoded:
- a CDS encoding TerD family protein — protein: MTQSDPSLSAVTRAEILDFLLEPGTWRTGVLSLLLDAVEASLTGGPVVVLGVRDLPVGRLWSGAVSMLGAPSSADEFRWQHAVDPAQVGTDRHLITVPVSSLALWAGSGAVVIGEDDNCSLGEMSVDPHQTERGTSVTVTQASLLAEAVLVDSETAHAALDLQESIDKKFASVRVHRLWPLAMAVASSPEMHESMGSAAEVIRAHSPWALVEQTEMLNLAVGAVAGGLGRDAAVAWRDRLTAGPAPEPILHTPEPLIRLPEMVPAPQPAPNLVGVQPELRTIVMGEAVDLSPDSLRWGCSVSWTQPPSNFLDVDLVAFLLDENRKVNGDQDFVFYNTPVGGGGAVKLATLAPDTQRVDIDFGALAPRYHRVALGVVITGSGSFSQLNPLRMVLTDNEVPIVDSACVHGTTEQAMIVGEFYMRAGRWRVRSVWQGYDGGLAELATSYGVVVDGHG